One part of the Bacteroidia bacterium genome encodes these proteins:
- a CDS encoding esterase-like activity of phytase family protein, which produces MNYSKIIFALFLSLSLFFYACEEESLCPDTIWYQDADGDGLGNPDQSLSACEQPSGYVSNANDTDDSASNGIVALGDALSDQIDAGDGAGIDNAFRNSGIVIDEAANTYFAVNGVHPINSGDYSSYYPKSIVEASLDTDEIVNVWSFDANTLGRQVDMEGLTFAENTDFLYIGDEYNFIYELDLSSGQVTREWDLAEIGISTSTDRGVEALTYLDGYFYAGVQADQSIYQLDLHLSANDPNDADYQKVESISSFSVGVSPSGLFGASDGSIYMIAVTGDQVIYNYSTSGSLNCTYTLASSLNLQRADGIYIDSNEEYAYIADSQGMLNGLSSVYKIPWDSGACQ; this is translated from the coding sequence ATGAACTATTCGAAAATTATTTTTGCCCTCTTTTTGAGTCTTTCCCTTTTTTTCTATGCATGCGAAGAAGAGAGTCTTTGTCCTGACACGATTTGGTACCAGGATGCGGACGGAGATGGGCTGGGGAATCCGGATCAAAGCCTTAGTGCATGTGAACAGCCCTCAGGCTACGTAAGCAATGCAAATGACACCGATGATTCTGCTTCTAATGGGATTGTCGCTTTAGGCGATGCACTCTCAGATCAGATCGATGCAGGAGATGGAGCGGGTATAGACAATGCCTTTCGCAATAGCGGGATCGTTATTGATGAAGCTGCCAACACCTATTTCGCAGTAAATGGTGTCCATCCCATCAATTCTGGAGATTACTCCTCTTACTATCCCAAATCCATCGTTGAAGCCTCCCTGGATACGGATGAAATTGTCAATGTCTGGTCCTTCGATGCTAACACTTTGGGAAGGCAAGTAGATATGGAAGGTCTGACTTTCGCCGAAAATACAGACTTCCTTTACATTGGAGATGAATACAACTTCATTTACGAATTGGATCTGAGTAGCGGGCAGGTTACACGTGAATGGGACCTTGCAGAAATAGGAATTAGCACAAGTACTGATCGAGGGGTAGAGGCTTTGACCTATCTGGATGGATATTTTTATGCGGGTGTTCAAGCAGACCAAAGTATCTACCAATTGGATTTGCACCTGAGTGCAAACGATCCCAATGATGCCGATTATCAGAAAGTAGAATCCATTTCTTCTTTTTCTGTAGGAGTATCTCCGAGTGGCTTATTCGGAGCTAGCGATGGGAGTATTTACATGATTGCTGTGACAGGAGATCAGGTCATTTACAATTATAGCACTTCTGGCTCTTTAAACTGTACCTACACCCTGGCTTCCAGCCTGAATCTTCAGAGAGCTGATGGAATATATATTGATAGCAATGAAGAATATGCATACATCGCAGATTCACAGGGTATGCTAAACGGGCTTTCATCCGTTTACAAAATCCCCTGGGACTCAGGCGCATGTCAATAA
- a CDS encoding DUF4097 family beta strand repeat-containing protein, with amino-acid sequence MKRIPIFILLLSLLSSTFAQHRYEIPMAEKGELSIDVYDASIRVIGVAGKNASVEILKEGSEKPASNKEIPHYDVKKEGNKLQIVKKESYRIKNILILVKIPWNFSCKLDTYYGKDLEVSNMKADLLADAYYGNVSVKNCDARIEVNSFEGLLKLDDLKESVIAHNTEGDIQASFQHIPASFSSIFSSNKGNIKIKLNTNEKLLVAMDTYFGKINSQFKLGIPDASELPNPDRKNKLSFRTINQGSKAKVLTIKNYFGNIDLLKN; translated from the coding sequence ATGAAACGGATTCCAATTTTTATCCTTCTGCTCAGTTTACTTTCCTCAACTTTCGCCCAGCACCGTTACGAAATTCCGATGGCAGAAAAAGGGGAGTTGAGTATTGACGTTTATGATGCTTCGATTCGCGTGATAGGAGTAGCGGGCAAGAATGCCAGTGTCGAAATCCTTAAGGAAGGAAGCGAAAAGCCTGCAAGCAATAAAGAGATTCCGCATTATGATGTGAAGAAGGAAGGGAATAAGCTACAGATTGTAAAAAAGGAAAGTTACCGAATCAAAAACATCCTGATTCTCGTTAAAATTCCCTGGAATTTCAGCTGTAAATTGGATACCTATTATGGGAAAGATCTGGAAGTCAGTAATATGAAAGCAGATTTACTCGCAGATGCTTATTACGGAAATGTAAGTGTAAAAAATTGCGATGCACGCATAGAAGTGAATAGCTTTGAAGGCCTGCTGAAACTTGATGATTTAAAGGAATCGGTCATCGCACATAATACCGAAGGAGATATACAGGCAAGCTTTCAGCATATCCCCGCTTCCTTCTCCTCCATTTTTTCCAGCAATAAAGGCAATATCAAGATCAAGCTGAATACAAATGAAAAACTCCTTGTAGCCATGGACACCTATTTTGGCAAGATCAATAGCCAATTCAAACTGGGTATTCCAGATGCCAGCGAACTTCCCAATCCCGATAGGAAGAATAAACTCTCCTTTCGCACGATCAATCAGGGATCAAAAGCAAAAGTCCTGACGATCAAAAACTACTTTGGGAATATTGACCTCCTGAAAAACTAA
- a CDS encoding RNA polymerase sigma factor, translating to MLSEHTYRMFVREHSDSLFRYAYFFLKNQMDAEDVLQECLLKLWDIRKTTTLRGNPRAFVFRMIKNKCIDRLRKEKRNPIGTAEELPETASAAQALSTLEVKESKGQLMHIIQQLPELQREILILRNMEGCSIEEIAESLDMKINTVEVYLSRARKKVRAAYTKIEKS from the coding sequence ATGCTGAGCGAACACACCTACAGGATGTTTGTCCGAGAACATAGCGATAGCCTATTCAGGTATGCCTACTTCTTCCTCAAGAATCAAATGGATGCAGAGGATGTCTTGCAGGAGTGCCTACTCAAACTCTGGGACATCAGAAAAACAACTACCCTAAGGGGAAATCCCCGAGCTTTTGTTTTCCGCATGATCAAAAACAAATGCATCGACCGATTGAGAAAAGAAAAACGAAACCCCATCGGTACTGCTGAAGAATTACCAGAAACAGCCAGTGCTGCCCAGGCCTTAAGCACTTTAGAAGTCAAAGAAAGCAAGGGCCAACTCATGCACATCATCCAACAACTCCCGGAATTGCAAAGAGAAATTCTGATTCTGAGAAATATGGAAGGATGTAGCATAGAAGAAATCGCAGAAAGCCTGGATATGAAAATCAATACCGTAGAAGTCTATCTCTCAAGAGCACGAAAAAAAGTAAGAGCTGCCTATACCAAAATTGAAAAGTCATGA